A single window of Rhizobium indicum DNA harbors:
- a CDS encoding P1 family peptidase has protein sequence MPDLLNLITDIEGVSVGHATDLALGSGVTVIVFDEPAVASGTVLGGAPGGRDTGLLDPSMTVNAVDAFALSGGSAFGLDAAGGVQAGLRELGRGFTVGSVRIPIVPQAILMDLLNGGDKDWGLHSPYRDMGYAALKAATKGAFALGTAGAGTGATTATVKGGLGSACTVSSAGHRVAAIVAVNALGSATIGDGPHFWAAPFEKDAEFGGLGMPDVADHRMRLKGMNTPATTIGAVVTDAQLTKAEAHRLSLAGHDGFARALLPAHLPLDGDTVFAASTARHRRDDMASLMELCHLATIVMARAIARGVYAATALPVEGAQKAWCDRYPNGH, from the coding sequence TTGCCCGATCTTCTCAACCTCATCACCGATATCGAAGGCGTTTCCGTCGGCCATGCAACCGACCTTGCGCTCGGTTCCGGCGTCACGGTCATCGTCTTCGACGAACCGGCCGTCGCATCCGGCACGGTGCTCGGCGGTGCGCCGGGCGGGCGCGACACCGGCCTGCTCGATCCATCGATGACCGTCAATGCCGTTGATGCCTTCGCGCTTTCCGGCGGCTCTGCCTTCGGGCTGGATGCCGCCGGCGGCGTGCAGGCGGGCCTGCGCGAACTCGGCCGCGGCTTTACCGTCGGGTCGGTGCGCATTCCGATCGTGCCGCAGGCAATCCTGATGGACCTGCTGAACGGTGGCGACAAGGATTGGGGCCTTCACTCGCCCTATCGCGACATGGGCTACGCGGCATTGAAGGCAGCCACCAAGGGTGCATTCGCGCTCGGCACGGCAGGCGCCGGCACGGGAGCGACGACGGCCACCGTCAAGGGTGGGCTCGGCTCGGCCTGCACCGTCAGCAGTGCCGGGCATCGCGTCGCGGCAATCGTCGCTGTCAACGCGCTGGGCTCGGCAACGATCGGCGACGGGCCGCATTTCTGGGCGGCACCTTTCGAAAAAGATGCGGAATTCGGCGGGCTCGGCATGCCTGATGTGGCCGACCACCGGATGCGGCTCAAGGGCATGAACACGCCGGCAACGACGATCGGCGCTGTGGTGACCGATGCGCAGCTGACCAAGGCCGAGGCGCATCGGCTTTCGCTCGCCGGTCATGACGGGTTTGCCCGGGCACTGCTGCCGGCGCACCTGCCGCTCGACGGCGACACCGTCTTTGCCGCATCGACGGCCAGGCATCGACGAGACGACATGGCAAGCCTGATGGAGCTTTGCCATCTTGCGACCATCGTCATGGCGCGGGCGATCGCCCGGGGCGTCTACGCGGCGACTGCGCTGCCGGTCGAGGGCGCACAAAAGGCATGGTGCGACCGCTATCCGAATGGTCATTGA